From Impatiens glandulifera chromosome 7, dImpGla2.1, whole genome shotgun sequence:
tatattcattaatttattcacattttcacatttaaaCCTTTATCCAAGCTTCAAATAGTATTTCAAAATGGTTGCAACTAAGAAAATTGAAACAACAAGAGAAACCTCTTAAAAGGTTGAAATTTCAATTGAATAGAACATACTAAAAGAAAACATatagattaaatataaaatggagAAAACAAAATCCCAATATTACATATTTGTATGCCTATTGGGTTGGTTAagacatacataaaataaaataaaatagaatagaGTGATGATCTGCAATTGGAAGGAAAGAAGAGCTTTGCAAAAAATCAAGGACCATCATCTTCACTATCTTTGATTAAGTTGCAAATATCAGAACACTCCACCAAACTGCatataaatttgaatcaaaGTCTCAAGTTTAGGGGAATCTTTAGAACCTAATTGAAAACATTCTTCAAAATACATTATGAAatcaaagaatatatatatgttcttCTTCTTACCAGTATCGACGACTTCGAAATCCTTCCTTGAAAACAACTAGTGGTCTGCACATGGAATGGAAGAACTAACTTTCATCAAGATATTGCtgtttcaaataacccacaaaTTTGTAGACAAAATGGGCAATTTACAAAACCAATATTGATCAACAACAGAGTTCACAAGAACTATCAACATCTTATAATCTGATGATTTGTCTGTCATTGGAAATGGAAATGAGATATTTGATAGAATGAAGTAAGTACCTTCGGATGTTAAAAGGGCCTTCACCAGGGGAACCAAGGCCTCCTCTTATACAAGTAGTGACACACTTAATAGTACACGTTTCTGCTTTCCTCGACTTAGGCCGTTGAATCCTTACTTTCTTGCAGTCCTTGGACGAGGAAGAATCTGAGCAATCACCAGACAACAACTGTGGAATGTTAGCAAATGTCTCTTCTTGTTCTTGTGATGATGACTgttcttgttgttgttgttgtcgcTCAGAGGCGTATGCATAGTAATTTGAATCCAAAACACCAACCGCCACAATCATGACTGCTactgcagcagcagcagcagcagcaactaCTAAAGCAGTAGTAAACCTAGTGCCGTAACTGGGTTTTCCGACTGATGGTAAGAATTCTGTCTTTTCACTCTTGTTGCTCACGATTACAATCTTGTTAGTGTTACTACTAGTACTATAAATGTTGTTTTTCGTCGTAACTTCTGCTGCTACTACAACTCTTGTTGATCTTTCTATTGGAGGATATACAAATCTGCAGGCTGTTGCTCCATAAAACAGTAGcatcctaaaaaatatattagactataaTAACTTCACTCGCAATTCCGCTCTGTTCTGTGCATAAAGAAGAGATCTGACAACCGAAATTCCTTTACAATGTTGATGATATATGTCTTGTAAAAGCTTAAGAAGCGTGGATTTCGTGCTTGGATGAAATATagaaacaaaaatcaaatagagaagaaagaagatattACTTGATCTAATAACACCTTGTTTTAACTTGCTGCTGCCTGCAGGATTGTATCATCTGTTCTGAATGCCATTAAGGTTAGGAATCATATGCAGCAATTGCAAGAGagattgagagagagagagagagagagagagaggaggaGGAGGTTTGAGGCCTAGCAGCGGTGGTTCAGAAGAAGCCATGTTTATCTCCTACGCACCAAATAATTTctaagaatataataaataaactgattttttataattcaaagtTGAAATTCAATTAGTGTGAAATTttcttacaaaatatttaactaattaggcAATAATAGATCAAGCACaaaagtttaataatattttacattgtattttaaaataataataataatttaaaaacataataaattaaataaaaaatgttcatttatttgaataaatataaattaactttatttatgaattttttttttgtatataattgtaaaattaaaataatttataaactctataaacactaaaattttaactaccaaatttttaaataattattttaaataaataaattcaaaataattaaaaattaaggtcatgattaaataattaattggaataATTATAGTAGTAATTAAATAtcgattaattaaaataaaggccaaaaaaaaatatctaaaataatttgagataaatgttgtattcatttgatctcaaattaattttaaggggttaaaaaaattaaaataaataatctagaATAAaagttgtatccattttatctcaaattaattattttaaaacccaaaaactatataaaataaaataaatattatgcctatttaaaatattttgtaggttgaaaATGTAACCTACTGCAAAAGAGAGTTGAagtaaatcaaattcaaacaagcccttaagGCTGAAAAAAGGTTGTGATCTGTTGCAACCGAAATTAAAAGAAATCAGTTTAGTAGACCTCACAGTCATCGAATGAGCGCTAGAAACTCATCTCACGCCCAATAGCTAGTTGTGTCGCCCGCTGCAACGAAATAGAGATGAGTCCTAAAAGTAGTGGATCGACTAACGCACACATCAACATCGTTAGTCAAAATGCACACGGAGCGTGCATCGCTGACGAAACGCAGACAGAACGCCGAGTCGTCCGCATTTTGGCcagaaacaacgtcgtttcaaGACCCCCTTAGTGCTCAAACGTGGAGTAagaaaacgacgtcgtttccgCTCTAATTTGTCTTCTTACTCGCGACCGAATAACGATGATGTTCGGccaaaaattttgatttttcaaaagtggaacTCAGCCGATACTCACAAAATACGATGATTCAAAGACTGAAATTATCACCCTAGcgtggtgatcatttctcctacaatTATAGGAGCAATCATGCCCTATAATGATCAACTGAATGAAGAACaaacaaaagtcattaatgacgtTTTGTCTGAAATTCGATCTACTTGATCGATCAACCGACTTAAGGATGCTATAATTAGCTTTTTTCAGTCGGAACGAAGGCATCGATCGAAATCTTAAGCCCTCAATCCACTTCATAAGAAATCCGCcaataaattttttcaaatttttcttgaaaattttgaaattttgtataaggcTCTAAAGCTCGATTCTGGGTAATCACAAAACTTTTAAAAGAGttcaggagtgttctccaactcattGTAAACTTCTATTCATGTTGTAATTCAActtatgaattcaaattgaaatttttttattttagttcgaCAAGTTTTATATACTGCTTGTGTTATAACTGAACGCGTGAGAATGACATAAACAATAAAAAGACAAagatttaacgtggttcaccaagatagaacttggctacgtccaccCAGAATAGAGagattattattgagaagaATGTTTACAGAGATGATATAACAAATTAGATTTATAatacgagtttatataacacttgGTCCCCTGAAACCCTAATATAGAAACCCTAACAAATAGATAATTGGGTCGGCCCATTAAGAAGACCCAACTATTCAAGTCTattcaacaaatctccaccttgacttgaattctCTCAGATGTCCCAagtgcattagtcaatgcccagaTCTCCCAAATACATTCGTCGATGttagatggcccagatgcactcgtcggtgccggatgacccagatgcactcaTCGATGCCGGATGGCCCATATGCACTCGTTGGTGCCAGATGGCCTAGATGTATTAGTCAATActagatggcccagatgcattcgTCAATCCCAGATGAatcaaatgcattagtcaatgcccagatgcattagtcaatgcccagatgacctagatgcattagtcaatgcccagaTGGCCCAGaagcattagtcaatgcccataTGTTCAATCTTCTATATCTATCTCTTCTAAAGTTTCCCCTAGGGCAACTAATAGTTTCTGACGTTAAGCAAGTCCAAACAATGTTGGAACTTGCTATGAGGAACTGTCTTGGTGAACATATCAGCAGGATTGTCAGCATTTCCTACCTTTTTCACCTTTATCCTCTTCTCAGTCCTTAGGAAATGATATCGCACGTCAATATGCTTAGTCCGTTCACGATGAACTTGATATTTGGCTAAGCATATAGCACTCAGACTGTCACATAAGACAGTTGCTTGATCCTGATGTAGGCCCAGATCACTAATTAGTCATTTTATCCATATTCCCTCTTTAGCAGCTTCTGTTAATGTCATGTACTTTGCTTTTGTTGTAGACAAAGTCATAGTAGGTTGCAGAGTCTCTTTCCAACTAACAATTGAGCCCCCAAGAGTAAATATATAACCAGTCATAGATCTCCTACTATCAACGTCTCCAGCATAATCAGAATCTAAATACCCAGTAATCAGACATTGTGTATCACCTCCATATATGAGACCAACATCAAAAGTTCTCCGTAGATACCTGAATATCCTTTTCATAGCTTGTCAATGCTCCTTCCCTGGTTGTACCATAAATCTTCTCACAACACTCATTGTCTGTGCCAgatctggtcttgtacaaactatatcatacatcaaactccctactgCACTAGAATAAGGAACTCGagtcatatattttttctattcatCTGTCTGAGAAGAAAACAAAGTAGTAAGATGAATATTAGCAGCACAAGGTGTATCTATAGGTTTAGCTGATGACATCCCAAACCTTGACAATACATTCTCAATGTAACCTTTTTGTGATAAGAAAAGTTTCTTCTGGCCTCTATCTCCAAGAATCTCCATTCCTAGAATTTTCCGAGTTGCTCCtagatctttcatctcaaactcaacATTTAGAAGATCTTTTAGCTTCTGAacatctattttgttttttgttgcTACCAACATGTCATCTACAAATAAGACTATGTAGATGAATGAATCATCATTCGACTTGTTGTAGTACACACAACAGTCATATGCACTCCTCTTGTAGTTAAGAAATATCATAAAGTTGTCAAAACTCTTATACCACTGTCTTGGAGACTATTTAAGTCCGTATAAAgacttcttcaacttgcaaacatatTTTTCCTTTTCTGGAACTTGGAAACCTTCTGACTGAGTCATGTATATTTCTTTCTCTAGCTCTCCATGTAGAAAGGCTGTtttcacatcaagttgttcgAGCTCCAAATCCTGATGTGTCACTATTGCTAGTAATATCCTAATAGAAGTATGTTTGACTACTGGTGATAAATTTTTGTTATAGTCTACTCCCTCCTTCTGATTGAACCCCCTTGCAACAACTCGAGCCTTAAACTTAACTCCTTCAACAACTGTTATACCTtcatttttcttgaaaattcatTTGCGGGTAATAACATTTCTCCCTATAGGCAAAGAGACTAACTCCCAAGTATGATTTttgtgaagtgattccatcTCATCTCCCATTGCTGTGAACCACTACACAGCTTCAAACCCGGATACAGCTTCTTTGTAAGTAGATGGTACAGACGTATTCACTTCCTCCTCAACAACCTGTAGTGCATAACCAACCATATCTTCATAACCGTATCTCTGGGGTGGTCTAACTCCAATCCTCCTTAACCGACCTTCAACTATACTCTCATGAATAACTTCAGACGGTTAAGAATCTAATTGTTCAGACTCTGGCAGCTGACCCTCAACATGAGGTTCTTTTTCCTTTTGTAAAGTAGTTTCTAATTCCACCTGTTTGTTAGCACTGCTACTTTCTGCTACAGATTTCTCAATAGAGTTAAGTATAGAGTTTTCATCAAAGATGACGTTTCTACTCAGAATAACTATTTTTTCAGATGGAGACCATATTTTGTATCTTTTTACACCATCTCCATAGCCCACAAATACTCCTTTCTTCGCTCTTGACTCTAGTTTATCGTCACTGACATGATAATAAACTGTGCAACCAAAGACTTTTAGACCCGAGTATTCAGCAAATTTTCTAGACCATACCTCGTAAGGTGTTTTGTAGTTAATCTCGGTGTGAGGCCCACGATTTATCAAATAACATGATGTAGTCACCGCCGCTGCCCAAAAACTTTTATCAAGCTTTGCATTAGAGAGCATGAACCTTGTTCTTTCCAGTAATTTCTGATTCATTCTTTCAGATATATTGTTCTACTGTGGCGTATGCTTTACCGTGAGATGTTGAGCAATCTCTGCATCTTTGTAGAATTGATTGAAATCAAATGAACAAAACTCCAGACCATTGTCAATTCACaacctttttattttctttccagTTTGATTTTCCACCAACGTTTTCCATTCTTTGAAGTATCTAAAGGCTTCTCCTTTATTTCTCATGACAAACAACTAAGTCATccttgagaaatcatcaataattgtCAAGAAGTATCTCTGACCTCCAATAGATTCAACGCTAGCTGGACCCCAACAATCTGAAtggatataatcaagtgtgtctTTTGTCATGTGAATAGCCTTTAGAAACTTGTTGCGATGTAGTTTCCCAAAAACACAATGCTCACAGAAGTCAAGACTCGTGATCTTATGACCTCCAAGAAGATCCTCCTTTGCTAGAATCCGCATCCCTCTTTCACTCATATGACTAAGCCTCATATGCCAATGTTTAGTCATATCATCCTTGTGAATCTCTGAGGATGCAACATAAATAGAACCCGAGATAGTAGAACCCTGTAAGAAATATAGAGTGCCATTCTTGACACCTTTCAAAATAATATCAGAACCCTTGCAGACATTCAGAACTCCACTTTCACCGTTGAACCAAAATCCTTTACTATTTAACATACTTAGAGATATCAAGTTCTTTGTAATAAGTGGAACATGTCTAACCTCATTTAGT
This genomic window contains:
- the LOC124946128 gene encoding uncharacterized protein LOC124946128 → MLLFYGATACRFVYPPIERSTRVVVAAEVTTKNNIYSTSSNTNKIVIVSNKSEKTEFLPSVGKPSYGTRFTTALVVAAAAAAAVAVMIVAVGVLDSNYYAYASERQQQQQEQSSSQEQEETFANIPQLLSGDCSDSSSSKDCKKVRIQRPKSRKAETCTIKCVTTCIRGGLGSPGEGPFNIRRPLVVFKEGFRSRRYCLVECSDICNLIKDSEDDGP